One part of the Streptococcus sp. oral taxon 431 genome encodes these proteins:
- the sstT gene encoding serine/threonine transporter SstT, with protein sequence MKRIIRAWNKTNLIKRIGIGMVLGAILGLLFPNLTGIGLLGDLFVGGLKAIASILVFALVANALSQHQKGQDSNMKRVIFLYLLGTFAAALVAVMASFLFPVQMVLSSASTEVSPPDGIGQVLSNLLLKVVDNPVNAIIEANYIGILSWAIVFGVAMREASKNSKELLKTMASVTSKIVEWIINLAPFGILGLVFKTISDQGIASLANYGILLGLLIATMVFVALVINPLIAFLFIKKNPYPLVWKCLRISGVTAFFTRSSAANIPVNMKLCEDLGLNPDTYSVSIPLGSTINMAGAAVTINILTLAAVNTLGISVDFATAFVLSIVAAISACGASGIAGGSLLLIPVACSLFGITNDIAMQVVGVGFVIGVIQDSCETALNSSTDVLFTAVAELSSAHKK encoded by the coding sequence ATGAAAAGAATCATTCGTGCTTGGAACAAAACAAATTTGATCAAACGTATTGGAATCGGAATGGTCTTGGGAGCAATTCTAGGTCTACTCTTTCCTAATCTAACTGGTATTGGTTTATTGGGAGATTTATTTGTAGGAGGACTAAAAGCTATCGCTTCTATCCTGGTTTTTGCTTTAGTCGCTAACGCCCTTTCCCAACACCAAAAAGGCCAAGATAGCAATATGAAAAGAGTCATTTTCCTCTATTTGCTGGGGACTTTTGCTGCGGCTCTTGTAGCAGTTATGGCCAGCTTTCTCTTTCCTGTTCAGATGGTCTTAAGTAGCGCTAGTACTGAAGTTTCTCCTCCAGATGGTATCGGTCAAGTCCTTAGCAATCTCCTACTAAAAGTCGTAGACAATCCTGTCAATGCCATCATCGAAGCTAACTATATCGGAATTTTATCTTGGGCTATCGTCTTTGGAGTTGCCATGCGAGAAGCTAGCAAAAATAGCAAGGAGCTACTCAAAACAATGGCCAGTGTGACTTCAAAAATCGTCGAATGGATCATCAACCTTGCGCCCTTTGGTATCCTGGGCTTGGTCTTCAAAACCATCTCAGACCAAGGTATCGCTAGTTTAGCAAATTACGGAATCCTACTCGGACTTTTGATTGCCACTATGGTTTTCGTTGCCCTAGTGATCAATCCTCTGATTGCTTTTCTCTTTATCAAGAAAAATCCATATCCCTTGGTGTGGAAATGCTTGCGTATCAGTGGCGTTACAGCCTTTTTCACCCGAAGTTCCGCTGCTAATATCCCTGTTAATATGAAACTCTGTGAGGATCTAGGTCTTAATCCAGATACCTATTCTGTCTCAATCCCCTTGGGATCAACCATCAATATGGCTGGGGCTGCTGTTACCATCAACATCTTAACCCTAGCAGCTGTCAATACTCTAGGAATCTCAGTTGATTTTGCAACAGCCTTTGTACTCAGTATCGTTGCAGCCATCTCTGCCTGCGGTGCTTCAGGAATCGCCGGAGGTTCACTCCTACTTATCCCAGTTGCCTGCAGTCTCTTTGGGATTACCAACGATATTGCTATGCAGGTTGTGGGTGTTGGTTTCGTTATTGGTGTTATTCAAGACTCTTGCGAAACAGCCCTCAACTCTTCAACAGATGTCCTCTTTACAGCAGTAGCAGAACTTTCCTCTGCTCACAAAAAATAA
- a CDS encoding barstar family protein, translated as MIKNKIHYILKQNIDEILSSEDFVILFDGKKIRNKNELFSFLEETMDLPDSDNWSSLIDWLTDLSWLKADKYAFVFDNYNSFLADDFVSKELFLEILKEDVLPWWENDAKKYVVGGVAKSFQVYIIKND; from the coding sequence ATGATAAAAAATAAAATTCACTATATACTAAAACAAAATATTGACGAGATACTATCTTCTGAAGATTTTGTAATTCTATTCGACGGGAAGAAAATTCGCAATAAGAATGAATTATTTAGTTTTCTTGAGGAAACTATGGATCTTCCTGATTCAGATAATTGGAGCTCATTGATAGATTGGTTAACTGATCTATCTTGGTTGAAAGCAGACAAATATGCTTTTGTATTTGACAATTATAATTCTTTCTTAGCAGATGATTTTGTTTCGAAGGAGCTGTTTTTAGAAATTCTGAAAGAAGATGTTTTGCCGTGGTGGGAAAATGATGCTAAAAAATATGTAGTAGGAGGAGTTGCAAAGAGTTTTCAAGTCTATATCATAAAGAATGATTAG
- a CDS encoding TipC family immunity protein translates to MNKKSHFILYDLVLERWFKNGSQRYSVENLGDVEIVPLSFSE, encoded by the coding sequence ATTAATAAAAAGTCTCACTTCATACTCTATGATCTTGTTCTAGAACGCTGGTTTAAAAATGGTAGTCAACGTTACTCAGTTGAGAATCTTGGGGATGTAGAGATTGTGCCACTAAGTTTTTCTGAATAG
- a CDS encoding DUF6881 domain-containing protein: MKYYRTYWEQSSLEYATWIFSEVDNQGYEIRKLEIFLDGKISYYDANTPFELGEFPTDEDLESINDSEEITVIEISKNDFEKTLQLFNDKNQTGGQ; this comes from the coding sequence ATGAAATATTATAGAACTTATTGGGAGCAGTCATCTCTCGAATATGCAACATGGATATTTTCGGAAGTTGATAATCAGGGGTATGAGATTAGAAAGCTAGAAATTTTTTTAGATGGAAAAATTAGTTATTATGATGCTAATACTCCCTTTGAGTTGGGTGAATTTCCTACCGATGAAGATTTAGAATCTATCAACGATAGTGAGGAAATTACAGTAATAGAAATTTCAAAAAATGATTTTGAAAAAACATTACAACTTTTTAATGATAAAAATCAGACGGGGGGCCAATAA
- a CDS encoding RHS repeat-associated core domain-containing protein, with protein sequence MLTATQGSGEKSSTSSYTYDTLGQVENMTVSDGAGKELSKLFYTYDLAGNKLTSTETVDGKESQTRFTYDDHNRLTKLEGPDGTITYTYDKNGNRIASEKNSEKLDYIYDTENRLLAIKDKKGLLMAALYDGDDNRVFTASRKEGKNTYQLFQRKPKEDQSGDQASHVGRGKSGRKSPYTAPSGEENSLFWYGFSQNVLQALSTLPQTVGSIWHNIFDDVSRAYHQKVAKDRATKEGIVVNPPELGNLPGQGKVTYASQVQDVLIPYTTREDTYDYYEERNYVNDVNREHTEVLETYDHDGKARETYSYGQGRASYLNNQTGDSYNYLTNQSGSVTGLTKDGQAVASSSYNLYGARKTSTDTTGNPFAYNGEARDDTGLDYLRARYYDSQGGTFLTEDSYPGEDTDPLSQNRYSYVQNNPVNYTDPSGHFWNSIKKGWNYVKKTASNAWNGVKKVASNTWNTVKRVASNTWNGVKSVASKAWNTTKSAFNYATNWISTQYNRAVNWGSRQWNKVQTAYNSASDYVQHQYQLVAAQIEAKRQQVIQSAYAIATGIKSSPTIREGLNLYRNWNTALENTLKHVCDPKTTGASDKGENKVPSVADFRKYEDAARHGLRPDQKERIDKMTLEEYLKAPPMTPEENAYASNVKFAKFNQENKATLPTIAAELIGWNNGERLVTGKDPLTGEDANRWAAGAELAVDIASNFFPIAKAGKLRKLEKALDAVDAVNDVSKATKTADKASDAARVVDKVDDVKDANKVVKSIDELSPKELQNMTLDEIKSTIPDNSGWAVYEHNGFVHIKKNGVDRIKLDPPDKVTTYPHMHIYDENKNLLNIDGEIVGRKDPAGHIPWNNGGS encoded by the coding sequence TTGCTTACAGCGACACAAGGAAGTGGAGAGAAGTCTTCCACCTCTAGCTATACCTACGATACTCTGGGTCAAGTGGAAAACATGACTGTATCGGATGGAGCTGGTAAGGAACTTTCCAAGCTCTTCTACACCTATGACTTAGCCGGCAATAAACTGACCAGCACCGAGACAGTCGATGGCAAGGAGAGCCAGACACGCTTTACCTACGATGACCATAACCGCTTGACCAAACTAGAAGGTCCAGATGGCACTATCACCTATACCTACGACAAGAATGGCAATCGCATCGCTTCTGAGAAGAATTCAGAGAAGTTAGACTACATCTACGACACAGAGAACCGCTTACTTGCGATAAAGGACAAGAAGGGCCTTCTCATGGCTGCACTTTACGACGGAGATGATAATCGTGTCTTCACTGCTAGTCGCAAGGAAGGCAAGAACACTTATCAACTCTTCCAACGCAAACCTAAGGAAGATCAATCTGGTGATCAGGCATCGCATGTAGGTAGAGGCAAGTCAGGTCGTAAGTCGCCATACACAGCCCCAAGTGGGGAGGAAAACTCCCTCTTCTGGTATGGCTTTAGCCAGAATGTCCTCCAAGCCCTATCCACCCTACCACAGACAGTAGGAAGCATCTGGCACAATATCTTTGACGATGTGTCGAGAGCCTATCACCAGAAAGTGGCTAAGGATCGAGCGACCAAGGAAGGGATCGTGGTCAACCCACCAGAACTCGGTAACTTACCTGGACAGGGAAAAGTGACCTATGCCAGTCAGGTTCAGGATGTCTTGATCCCTTATACCACACGAGAGGATACCTACGACTACTATGAGGAACGCAACTATGTCAACGATGTCAATCGTGAACATACAGAAGTCCTTGAAACCTATGACCATGATGGCAAGGCACGAGAGACCTATAGCTATGGTCAGGGTCGAGCTAGCTACCTCAACAACCAAACAGGTGACAGCTACAACTACTTGACTAACCAGTCAGGCTCTGTGACAGGATTGACCAAGGATGGACAAGCTGTCGCATCAAGCAGCTATAACCTCTATGGGGCAAGAAAGACAAGCACAGACACAACAGGGAATCCATTCGCCTATAATGGCGAAGCTCGTGACGATACTGGACTTGACTATTTACGAGCAAGATATTATGATAGTCAGGGAGGTACTTTCTTAACCGAGGATAGCTACCCAGGTGAGGACACAGATCCTCTCAGCCAGAACCGATACAGCTATGTGCAGAACAACCCCGTCAACTACACCGACCCGAGTGGACACTTCTGGAACAGTATCAAAAAAGGCTGGAACTATGTTAAAAAGACAGCCTCCAATGCATGGAATGGTGTGAAAAAGGTTGCATCTAATACTTGGAATACTGTGAAAAGAGTGGCCTCAAACACCTGGAATGGTGTGAAGAGTGTCGCCTCCAAAGCTTGGAATACGACCAAGAGTGCTTTCAACTATGCGACTAACTGGATTAGCACCCAATACAATCGTGCGGTTAATTGGGGTAGTCGACAGTGGAATAAAGTTCAAACGGCTTACAATAGTGCCAGTGACTATGTACAACATCAATATCAACTAGTGGCAGCACAGATAGAAGCTAAGCGCCAACAAGTGATCCAGTCTGCCTATGCGATAGCTACAGGCATCAAGTCTTCGCCAACAATCCGAGAAGGTCTAAATCTATATCGGAATTGGAATACGGCATTAGAAAACACATTGAAACATGTCTGTGATCCAAAAACGACCGGTGCCTCCGATAAGGGAGAAAATAAAGTTCCATCTGTCGCAGACTTTAGAAAGTATGAAGATGCGGCAAGACATGGACTTAGACCGGATCAGAAAGAGCGAATTGATAAAATGACATTGGAGGAGTATCTAAAGGCTCCCCCAATGACTCCTGAGGAAAATGCCTATGCATCTAATGTAAAATTTGCGAAGTTTAACCAAGAAAATAAAGCTACACTTCCAACTATAGCAGCTGAATTAATAGGCTGGAATAATGGAGAACGTTTAGTTACAGGGAAAGATCCACTAACGGGCGAAGATGCAAATCGTTGGGCGGCAGGTGCAGAGTTAGCTGTTGATATTGCAAGTAATTTCTTTCCTATAGCTAAGGCTGGCAAATTAAGGAAACTTGAGAAAGCACTTGATGCAGTAGACGCAGTCAATGATGTTTCGAAAGCTACGAAGACAGCTGATAAAGCATCAGATGCTGCTCGTGTGGTGGATAAAGTAGATGATGTTAAAGATGCTAATAAAGTAGTGAAGAGTATTGATGAGCTTTCTCCTAAGGAATTGCAAAATATGACTCTTGATGAAATCAAAAGTACTATACCTGATAATAGCGGATGGGCTGTTTATGAGCATAATGGTTTTGTACATATTAAGAAAAATGGTGTAGACAGGATAAAATTGGATCCTCCAGATAAGGTTACAACCTATCCTCATATGCATATATATGATGAAAATAAAAATTTATTAAACATTGATGGAGAAATTGTTGGTAGAAAAGATCCAGCTGGTCATATACCGTGGAACAATGGAGGTAGTTAA
- a CDS encoding aromatic acid exporter family protein, producing MSITQRTFKLVLATCLACVLAYFLDLSSAVSAGIIALLSLSDTRRSTIKLARNRLFSTLLALFIGVLSFHLTGYHIWSFGLYLALYVPLAYKFGWEIGITPSSVLVSHLLVQKSTSPDLLVNELLLFLIGTGFALTVNLYMPSRQEEIHLYHLKVEEKLKHILQRFEYYLGKGDGRNRAQLVEELDQLLEEALKLVYLDHSDHLFHQTDYHIHYFEMRQRQSRILRNMAQQINTCNLAASESLILAQLFAKIADQLSQTNPANDLLNDIESYLQVFRNRNLPKTREEFETRATLLQLLRELENFIQLKVDFYQRYSEEKSNLS from the coding sequence ATGTCTATCACCCAACGTACTTTTAAACTCGTTCTGGCAACCTGTTTGGCCTGTGTTCTAGCCTACTTTCTCGATTTATCTTCAGCAGTGTCAGCTGGTATCATTGCCCTTTTGAGCTTGTCTGATACTCGTAGAAGCACTATAAAACTAGCTCGTAATCGTTTATTCTCTACCCTTCTTGCTCTTTTCATTGGTGTCCTTTCCTTTCACCTGACTGGCTACCATATCTGGAGTTTCGGTCTCTATTTGGCCCTCTATGTTCCCCTTGCCTATAAATTCGGCTGGGAAATTGGCATTACCCCGAGTAGTGTCCTGGTCAGTCATCTCTTGGTTCAGAAGTCTACATCACCAGATCTGCTAGTGAATGAGCTCCTCCTATTTCTTATTGGTACGGGATTTGCCTTGACTGTCAATCTCTATATGCCTTCTCGACAAGAAGAAATCCATCTCTATCATCTCAAGGTAGAAGAAAAACTCAAACACATTCTACAACGTTTTGAATATTATCTTGGAAAGGGCGATGGCCGCAACCGTGCTCAACTCGTTGAGGAACTGGATCAGCTTCTTGAAGAAGCTCTCAAACTGGTCTATCTTGATCACTCTGACCATCTCTTTCATCAGACCGACTATCATATCCACTATTTCGAAATGAGACAGAGACAGAGTCGCATTCTTCGCAATATGGCCCAGCAAATCAACACCTGTAATCTAGCAGCAAGCGAAAGCCTAATCCTTGCCCAGCTATTTGCTAAAATTGCGGATCAACTCAGTCAGACCAATCCAGCCAACGATCTATTAAATGATATTGAAAGCTACCTGCAGGTATTTCGCAATCGTAACCTCCCTAAAACAAGGGAAGAATTTGAAACACGCGCAACATTGCTTCAACTCCTGCGCGAATTGGAAAACTTTATCCAACTGAAAGTTGACTTCTATCAACGCTATTCTGAAGAAAAAAGCAATCTATCTTAA
- a CDS encoding RHS repeat-associated core domain-containing protein: MTNQSGSVTGLTKDGQAVASTIYNLYGARKTSTDTTGNPFAYNGEARDDTGLDYLRARYYDSQGGTFLSEDSYPGEDTDPLSQNRYSYVQNNPVNYTDPSGHRMVWMGGEGEPSRPRSINTRQQRFYQQSIVGQDALGRAVSLHEYTDRRIQTDRNFRAPASYYQAFGPNVATYQGGSYGGQSSYAYAQQQAARARAQAAQRRRQQIRYEYGLATGIKSSPTIREGLNLLRNWNTALQNTLKHVCNPKTTKGQDDASKKKLTASELRQLVKKANSGDMSAVAALSRSYDGKSGIGTGIRTKEEIEAGNKLVRENAVDGLKKIPYIIGEFFSVNDTYRLTTGKDPKTGENASRIEAAGWLLADIVTLKTSKVAKGAKAASKGLQALDAINDASKAAKAADRAKDASKAAKAVDKASGNLLPMTLDNLQMFAKKPLKVDNMSEFFKTEFGTKIKSSLKKTSKQQQGQSIYEVVDKGIDGLKKGDQLYLDARHKDHFEVFNKNGKISLVLNLDGSVNLTKTELAIRQGRRLK, encoded by the coding sequence TTGACTAACCAGTCAGGCTCTGTGACAGGCTTGACCAAGGATGGACAAGCCGTCGCATCAACTATCTATAACCTCTATGGGGCAAGAAAGACAAGCACCGACACAACAGGCAATCCATTTGCCTATAATGGCGAAGCTCGTGACGATACTGGACTTGACTATTTACGCGCAAGATATTATGATAGTCAGGGAGGTACTTTCTTAAGCGAGGATAGCTACCCAGGTGAGGACACAGACCCTCTCAGCCAGAACCGATACAGCTATGTGCAGAACAACCCTGTCAACTACACCGATCCAAGTGGGCATAGAATGGTCTGGATGGGTGGTGAAGGCGAACCAAGTCGTCCTCGTAGTATCAATACGCGCCAACAACGTTTCTACCAACAAAGTATTGTCGGACAAGATGCTTTAGGTCGTGCAGTGTCACTACATGAATACACGGATCGTCGTATTCAAACCGATCGAAACTTCCGAGCTCCAGCAAGTTATTATCAAGCTTTTGGTCCCAATGTGGCAACCTACCAAGGTGGAAGTTACGGAGGACAAAGTTCTTATGCATATGCCCAACAACAAGCAGCGCGCGCAAGAGCCCAAGCAGCACAGCGTCGTCGCCAACAAATTCGCTATGAATATGGTTTAGCGACAGGGATCAAGTCATCTCCAACCATCCGGGAAGGATTAAATTTACTTCGTAATTGGAACACGGCATTACAGAACACCTTGAAGCATGTATGTAATCCAAAAACGACTAAGGGTCAAGATGATGCTAGCAAGAAAAAACTGACAGCTAGTGAGTTACGACAACTCGTCAAAAAAGCAAATTCTGGCGATATGTCTGCGGTTGCAGCCTTGTCTAGAAGCTATGATGGTAAATCAGGTATAGGGACAGGCATACGCACGAAAGAGGAAATTGAAGCTGGTAACAAACTGGTTCGGGAGAATGCAGTAGATGGCTTAAAGAAAATACCTTATATAATCGGAGAGTTTTTCTCTGTCAACGATACATACCGTCTAACTACAGGGAAAGATCCTAAAACAGGTGAGAATGCTAGTCGCATAGAAGCTGCTGGATGGCTACTAGCTGATATCGTAACTTTGAAAACTAGTAAAGTTGCCAAGGGAGCTAAAGCCGCTAGTAAAGGATTGCAAGCCCTAGATGCGATTAATGATGCATCAAAAGCTGCGAAGGCAGCTGATAGAGCTAAAGATGCTTCGAAAGCTGCAAAGGCAGTGGATAAGGCGTCAGGAAATCTTTTACCTATGACCTTAGATAATCTCCAAATGTTTGCGAAGAAGCCTCTTAAAGTGGATAATATGAGTGAATTTTTTAAAACAGAATTTGGCACAAAAATAAAAAGTTCACTTAAAAAAACTTCTAAGCAACAGCAAGGCCAATCAATTTATGAAGTTGTTGATAAGGGGATTGATGGTCTTAAAAAAGGAGATCAACTTTATTTGGATGCTAGGCATAAAGATCATTTTGAAGTTTTTAATAAGAATGGTAAAATAAGTTTGGTGCTGAATTTAGATGGAAGTGTCAACTTAACTAAAACAGAATTAGCAATTAGGCAAGGAAGGAGATTAAAGTGA
- a CDS encoding HYD1 signature containing ADP-ribosyltransferase family protein, translating to MQNNPVNYTDPSGHFWNSIKKGWNYVKKTASNAWNGVKKVASNTWNTVKRVASNTWNGVKSVASTAWTATKSAFNHATNWVSTQYNRAVNWGSRQWNKVQTAYNSASDYVQHQYQLVAAQIEAKRQQVVRSAYSIATGIKSSPTIREGLNLYRNWNTALENTLKHVCDPKTTGASDKGENKVPSVADFKKYEDAARHGLTVSEKANIDSSSLSELKNKYGNVLGSYNTYQGTGYFNPQGSPRNRYIISRYEELKAIEDAKVAQKVAEMNKYHYTNLYKHIAETGYRVDGTPANDIEKAIAPYVPWIAPIQDVTAAVAGRQIAKYNSSVPTGKGQQWSSSETVQAPKADVVTTKPTGGRLPMTVDNLQMFAKKPKAKPDIVDKPSTLYHYTSEKGLAGILDTGTLNPSLKANNPKDARYGNGQYFTDIAPGSKSNGQLSREFYATPWKYRQTSHYLEIDTNGLNVIKGREGVYLVPNESSLDITNRIVNYGEN from the coding sequence GTGCAGAACAACCCCGTCAACTACACCGACCCGAGTGGGCATTTCTGGAACAGTATCAAAAAAGGCTGGAACTATGTTAAAAAGACAGCCTCTAATGCATGGAATGGTGTGAAAAAGGTTGCATCTAATACTTGGAATACTGTGAAAAGAGTGGCATCAAACACCTGGAATGGTGTGAAGAGTGTCGCATCTACGGCTTGGACTGCGACCAAGAGTGCTTTCAACCACGCGACTAACTGGGTTAGCACCCAATACAATCGTGCGGTTAATTGGGGTAGTCGACAGTGGAATAAAGTTCAAACGGCTTACAATAGTGCTAGTGACTATGTACAACATCAATATCAACTAGTGGCAGCACAGATAGAAGCTAAGCGCCAACAAGTGGTTCGGTCTGCCTATTCGATAGCTACAGGCATCAAGTCTTCGCCAACAATCCGAGAAGGTCTAAATCTATATCGGAATTGGAATACGGCATTAGAAAACACATTGAAACATGTCTGTGATCCCAAAACAACCGGTGCCTCCGATAAGGGAGAAAATAAAGTTCCATCTGTCGCAGACTTTAAAAAGTATGAAGATGCGGCAAGACATGGACTAACAGTCTCTGAAAAAGCTAATATTGATTCAAGTTCTCTTAGTGAACTTAAAAATAAATATGGTAATGTTCTAGGAAGCTATAATACTTATCAAGGCACAGGTTACTTTAATCCACAGGGGTCACCTAGAAATAGATACATCATCTCTCGTTATGAAGAATTAAAGGCTATTGAAGATGCTAAGGTAGCTCAAAAAGTAGCTGAGATGAATAAGTATCACTATACTAACCTATACAAGCATATTGCTGAAACAGGCTACCGTGTAGATGGGACACCAGCGAATGATATAGAGAAAGCTATCGCTCCATATGTGCCGTGGATTGCACCGATTCAAGATGTAACGGCTGCGGTTGCTGGTAGACAGATCGCTAAGTACAATTCTAGTGTTCCGACTGGTAAAGGTCAGCAGTGGAGTAGTAGTGAAACAGTTCAAGCTCCTAAGGCTGATGTGGTGACGACAAAGCCTACAGGTGGACGTCTACCAATGACAGTAGATAATCTCCAAATGTTTGCGAAGAAGCCGAAGGCTAAGCCAGATATTGTTGATAAACCATCTACTTTATATCATTATACGTCCGAGAAAGGGTTGGCTGGAATATTAGATACAGGAACTCTAAATCCATCGTTAAAAGCGAATAATCCTAAAGATGCTCGCTATGGTAATGGTCAATATTTTACGGATATTGCTCCAGGTTCTAAAAGTAACGGTCAATTATCTCGAGAGTTTTATGCTACACCATGGAAATACAGGCAAACTTCTCATTATCTTGAAATTGATACAAATGGTTTAAATGTTATAAAAGGAAGAGAAGGAGTGTACCTTGTTCCTAATGAATCTTCTCTTGATATAACAAACCGTATTGTAAATTATGGTGAAAATTAG
- the typA gene encoding translational GTPase TypA gives MTKLREDIRNIAIIAHVDHGKTTLVDELLKQSETLDARTELAERAMDSNDIEKERGITILAKNTAVAYNGTRINIMDTPGHADFGGEVERIMKMVDGVVLVVDAYEGTMPQTRFVLKKALEQDLVPIVVVNKIDKPSARPAEVVDEVLELFIELGADDDQLDFPVVYASAINGTSSLSDDPADQEKTMAPIFDTIIDHIPAPVDNSDEPLQFQVSLLDYNDFVGRIGIGRVFRGSVKVGDQVTLSKLDGTTKNFRVTKLFGFFGLERREIQEAKAGDLIAVSGMEDIFVGETITPTDAVEALPILHIDEPTLQMTFLVNNSPFAGKEGKWVTSRKVEERLQAELQTDVSLRVDPTDSPDKWTVSGRGELHLSILIETMRREGYELQVSRPEVIVKEIDGVKCEPFERVQIDTPEEYQGSVIQSLSERKGEMLDMISTGNGQTRLVFLVPARGLIGYSTEFLSMTRGYGIMNHTFDQYLPLIPGEIGGRHRGALVSIDTGKATTYSIMSIEERGTIFVNPGTEVYEGMIIGENSRENDLTVNITKAKQMTNVRSATKDQTAVIKTPRILTLEESLEFLNDDEYMEVTPESIRLRKQILNKAEREKANKKKKSAE, from the coding sequence ATGACAAAATTAAGAGAAGATATCCGTAATATCGCGATTATCGCCCACGTCGACCACGGTAAAACTACCCTTGTTGACGAATTGTTGAAACAATCTGAAACTCTTGACGCGCGTACAGAGTTGGCAGAGCGCGCAATGGACTCAAACGATATTGAAAAAGAGCGTGGAATTACCATCCTTGCGAAAAATACAGCAGTTGCCTACAACGGAACTCGTATCAACATCATGGACACACCAGGGCACGCGGACTTCGGTGGAGAAGTTGAGCGTATCATGAAAATGGTTGACGGTGTTGTTTTGGTCGTAGATGCCTACGAAGGAACCATGCCACAGACTCGTTTCGTATTGAAAAAAGCCTTGGAACAAGACCTTGTGCCTATCGTTGTGGTTAACAAAATCGATAAGCCATCAGCTCGTCCAGCAGAAGTAGTAGATGAAGTCTTGGAACTTTTCATCGAGCTTGGTGCGGATGATGACCAGCTTGACTTCCCAGTTGTTTATGCGTCAGCGATCAACGGAACATCTTCATTGTCAGATGATCCAGCAGACCAAGAAAAGACTATGGCGCCGATCTTTGACACTATTATCGACCACATTCCAGCTCCAGTTGATAACTCAGATGAGCCCCTTCAATTCCAAGTGTCACTTCTTGACTACAACGACTTCGTAGGTCGTATCGGTATCGGACGTGTCTTCCGTGGTAGTGTAAAGGTTGGGGACCAAGTTACCCTTTCTAAATTGGATGGTACAACTAAGAACTTCCGTGTCACAAAACTCTTTGGTTTCTTTGGTTTGGAACGTCGTGAAATCCAAGAAGCCAAAGCTGGTGACTTGATTGCCGTATCAGGTATGGAAGATATCTTCGTTGGTGAAACCATCACTCCAACAGATGCAGTTGAAGCTCTTCCAATCCTACATATTGATGAGCCAACTCTTCAAATGACTTTCTTAGTTAATAATTCACCATTTGCTGGTAAGGAAGGTAAATGGGTCACTTCTCGTAAGGTAGAAGAACGCTTGCAGGCGGAATTGCAAACAGACGTTTCTCTTCGTGTTGACCCAACTGATTCACCAGATAAATGGACGGTTTCAGGACGTGGAGAATTGCACTTGTCAATCCTTATCGAAACAATGCGTCGTGAAGGATATGAACTTCAAGTATCTCGTCCAGAAGTTATCGTAAAAGAAATCGATGGTGTTAAATGTGAGCCATTTGAACGTGTTCAAATCGACACTCCAGAAGAGTACCAAGGATCTGTTATCCAAAGTCTTTCTGAACGTAAAGGTGAAATGTTGGATATGATTTCAACTGGTAATGGTCAAACTCGGTTGGTCTTCCTTGTTCCAGCCCGTGGTTTGATTGGATACTCAACTGAGTTCTTGTCAATGACTCGTGGTTACGGTATCATGAACCATACCTTCGACCAATACTTGCCATTGATTCCAGGTGAAATCGGTGGACGTCACCGTGGTGCACTTGTTTCTATCGATACTGGTAAGGCAACAACATACTCTATCATGTCTATCGAAGAACGTGGAACAATCTTTGTTAACCCAGGTACTGAGGTTTACGAAGGAATGATTATCGGTGAAAACTCTCGTGAAAATGACTTGACTGTTAACATCACAAAAGCAAAACAAATGACTAACGTTCGTTCAGCAACTAAGGACCAAACAGCGGTTATCAAGACTCCTCGTATCTTGACTCTTGAAGAATCACTTGAGTTCTTGAACGATGATGAATACATGGAAGTAACGCCTGAATCTATTCGTTTGCGTAAACAAATCCTTAACAAGGCAGAGCGTGAGAAAGCAAACAAAAAGAAAAAATCAGCTGAATAA
- a CDS encoding DUF3165 family protein, protein MVYLIIGILLLLLYIFATPQSIKGTVNIVILVFGLVSLVILIMLSILQIFQLPTEFFITVAMLVLAYFSLRDISLMSIRKKH, encoded by the coding sequence ATGGTCTATTTAATCATAGGGATTTTATTACTCTTACTCTACATATTTGCGACACCTCAAAGTATCAAGGGAACAGTTAATATTGTAATTCTTGTTTTTGGTCTCGTTTCCCTCGTGATTTTGATCATGTTGTCCATCCTACAAATCTTTCAGCTACCAACAGAATTCTTTATCACAGTAGCCATGCTGGTCCTTGCTTACTTTAGTTTGCGAGATATCAGTCTCATGTCGATTCGAAAAAAACACTAA